AAGATCAGTGCGACGGTCACCGCCGCGAGGGCCGGCACCCCGCCGGAGACCAGCAGCGCCACATGCGGATCGGCATGTTCGGCGATCCAGCCGAGCATGGGGCCGCCAATGGCCTGGCCGCCGATCAGCACCATGATGTACAGGCTCATCACCCTGCCCCTGATGCCCATATTGGAGCTGACCTGGACCAGCTGGTTGGACCCGGTGAGGAACATGAGGCACCAGAACCCGGACAGCACCATCACCGCGCCGAACACCGGCATGGACGGGGCCAGGGCGGCCAGGCAGAGCATGGCGCCGTACATTCCGGCGCAGAACACCACGGACCGGAGCCGGAGCTGGCGCCGCCGCGTGGACGCCACAGCCCCGGCCAGCGCGCCAAGCGCCACGAGGGCGTTGAGGAGGCCGTAGCCGCCGGCACCAACGTTGAAGACGTGGTCCGCGTAGGCCGCGAGCACCACCGGCAGCCCCATGGCGAAGACCGCGATAAAGCCGGCCATCAGCCAGGGCCAGTAGATGGTGGGCTTTCCCAGCGCGTACCGCAGCCCCTCGCGCAGCATTCCCTTGCTCTTCGGTGCGGGCGCGCTGAGGAACAACTGGTCCTTGCGCAGGATGAGCAGCATGGCCACGGTGGTGCAACAGGCGAAGGCGTTGCCCGCAAAGGCCCATCCCGCCCCCACGGCCGTCAGCAGCCATCCGGCCAGGGCGGGGCCGATCAGGCCGCCCAGCTGGAAGGTGGTGGAGTTGACGCTGATGGCGTTGCGCAGGTACTTCGGCCCTACGAGTTCGTTGACGAAGACCTGGCGTGCCGGCTGGTCGAGCACGGTCACCAGGCCAAGCACCAGTGCAATCACGTAAACGTGCCACACCTCAATGGCGCCGCTGAGGGCAAGGACTGCCAGCGCGGCGGCCAGGACCGCGGCCATGCCCTGGCACAGGATCAGGATCTTCCGCTTGGCGAACCGGTCCGCGATCATCCCTCCCCACGGCCCGAGGAGCAGGGACGGCAGGAACTGCAGCGCCACGGTGATGCCAACCGCGGTCACGGAGCCGGAGAGCTCCAGCACCAGCCAGTCCTGGGCGATCCGCTGCATCCAGACGGCGACGACGGCGATGAAGTGGCCGATCGCGAAGATGCGGAAGTTGGGAACGCTCAGGGAAATGAACGTGTGCTTCCATGGCAGGCGTTCACTGACGACGGCGACGGGCTGGGTCTGATTGGCATGGGTTTGGCTACGCGGCGGGGCGGAGTGTGCGGTGTCGATGACGGGCTGGGTTACGGTTGCCGATGAAGGCGGTGGGGGTGCCACAGGTGTGTCCTCACAGTGCGTGCGGTCCGGGATGTCCTTAACGCTAGGCTGGAGGCACGGATTATGGAGACGTATTGTCCCTATAAGTCCTATTGCAGAGCGCAATACGTCCCCGCCCGCACCGACGCCACCGGAGTCCATCGTGTTCGACCCAGCCCAGCTGCGCTCTTTCCTGGCCGTGGCGGAAACACTCAGTTTCACCAAGGCCGCCGAGCGGCTCGGCCTGGCGCAGCCCACGGTCAGCCAGCACGTCCGCAAGCTGGAGGCGGCCGCCAAGCGGGTCCTGGTCAGCAGGGATACGCGGGACGTCCGGCTCACTGACAACGGGGACGCCATGGCGGGGTTCGCGCGGAACATCCTGGCTGCGCATGACTCCGCTTCACGGTACTTTTCCGGGTCTGCAATGCGGGGACGGCTGCGGTTCGGCACTGCTGACGACCTTGCCATTACGGGCCTGCCGAGGATCCTGCGGGAGTTCCGCCAGATCTACCCGCAGATCAACCTGGAACTCACGGTGGGCCAAAGCGACCAGCTGTACCGGAAGCTCAACGCGGGGCAACTGGACCTTGTGTTCGTGAAATGGGTGGCCGGAGCCAAGGACGGAACGGTGGTGCAGCACGATTCATTTTCCTGGGTGGGCCTGGAGCAGACCACGCTGGACGCGGCAGCGCCTGTCCCGCTCATCGCCTACCCCTCCCCCAGCCTGAGCCGGAAACTGGCAATCGACGCCCTCGAATCCCACGGCAGGACCTGGCGGATCACCTGCACAACCCGGCAAATCAGCGGCGTGCTGGCGGCGGTCCGGGCGGGGATCGGCGTCGCTGTCATGCCGTCGTCGCTCGTCCCGGAGGACCTGAAGATCATCACCCGGCGCTTCGACCTGCCCGCGGTGGGCGACGTGGACTTCACCCTGATCCGCAACCCCCTGGCCAATGCCGAGGTCATTGACGCCCTGACGCAGTCAATTGTGGGCCGGACCATTAACCGACCAGCATAACGCTCCAAGATGTCCCCCCGGCGAAGCCATGCCGCTGTTTCCATTGATTGCGGAAGGCTGCATCCCTTATGCTGAATTTTCCAGGGTCAAGCAGCCGGCCGTCATACAATCACGAGGCCGCTCCTGCATGCCAGGATTCCGGCTCGGGACAGGCAGCCAATGACGACAGCCAAGAACCCCCATTACAGCC
The Arthrobacter sp. PGP41 genome window above contains:
- a CDS encoding MFS transporter, giving the protein MAPPPPSSATVTQPVIDTAHSAPPRSQTHANQTQPVAVVSERLPWKHTFISLSVPNFRIFAIGHFIAVVAVWMQRIAQDWLVLELSGSVTAVGITVALQFLPSLLLGPWGGMIADRFAKRKILILCQGMAAVLAAALAVLALSGAIEVWHVYVIALVLGLVTVLDQPARQVFVNELVGPKYLRNAISVNSTTFQLGGLIGPALAGWLLTAVGAGWAFAGNAFACCTTVAMLLILRKDQLFLSAPAPKSKGMLREGLRYALGKPTIYWPWLMAGFIAVFAMGLPVVLAAYADHVFNVGAGGYGLLNALVALGALAGAVASTRRRQLRLRSVVFCAGMYGAMLCLAALAPSMPVFGAVMVLSGFWCLMFLTGSNQLVQVSSNMGIRGRVMSLYIMVLIGGQAIGGPMLGWIAEHADPHVALLVSGGVPALAAVTVALILARKGSLLLRVDLRDRRQPVRIVRRAAA
- a CDS encoding LysR family transcriptional regulator, giving the protein MFDPAQLRSFLAVAETLSFTKAAERLGLAQPTVSQHVRKLEAAAKRVLVSRDTRDVRLTDNGDAMAGFARNILAAHDSASRYFSGSAMRGRLRFGTADDLAITGLPRILREFRQIYPQINLELTVGQSDQLYRKLNAGQLDLVFVKWVAGAKDGTVVQHDSFSWVGLEQTTLDAAAPVPLIAYPSPSLSRKLAIDALESHGRTWRITCTTRQISGVLAAVRAGIGVAVMPSSLVPEDLKIITRRFDLPAVGDVDFTLIRNPLANAEVIDALTQSIVGRTINRPA